A single region of the Rhodococcus sp. W8901 genome encodes:
- a CDS encoding antibiotic biosynthesis monooxygenase produces MVASDAGSPRRAPATVVVTHVLRSGREPDFRRWQHEVDTAAAGFDGFLGTEIARPADGGHEWSVVYRFDSVANLQRWLGSEHRRDLVSRAGPLFEREPTQHVLVDDEARETVTVVVAHPPVPGREQEFLSWQRRITEAEKRFPGFRGSELHAPIPGVQDEWTILFTFDSQTDLDRWLGSPERATLLAEGREFRDFSLRPIPNPYGSWFPSPGGAVAPVPSWKTAMSVLVGLYPLVVVLTITIDEVWPAAPLWLSLLIGNIASVGLLTWVVMPIVTRALHFWLEPGDHTDRRIDTLGLVVSVAFLTLAAAVFWLLTTVVWTLP; encoded by the coding sequence ATGGTCGCCTCGGATGCCGGATCGCCACGTCGCGCCCCGGCGACCGTGGTGGTCACCCACGTGCTCCGGTCCGGCCGCGAGCCGGACTTTCGGCGCTGGCAGCACGAAGTCGACACGGCGGCAGCAGGATTCGACGGATTCCTCGGGACGGAGATCGCCCGGCCCGCGGACGGTGGGCACGAGTGGTCGGTCGTCTACCGGTTCGACTCGGTGGCCAATCTGCAACGTTGGCTGGGCAGCGAACACCGCCGCGACCTCGTCTCCCGCGCCGGCCCGCTGTTCGAGCGGGAGCCCACCCAACACGTGCTCGTCGACGACGAGGCTCGGGAGACGGTGACCGTCGTCGTGGCACATCCGCCGGTGCCCGGTCGAGAGCAGGAGTTCCTGTCGTGGCAGCGGCGAATCACCGAGGCCGAGAAGCGCTTCCCGGGGTTCCGGGGCTCCGAACTGCATGCGCCGATCCCGGGTGTCCAGGACGAATGGACGATCCTGTTCACGTTCGACTCGCAGACCGACCTGGACCGTTGGCTCGGGTCGCCGGAGCGGGCCACGCTGCTCGCGGAGGGGCGAGAGTTCCGGGACTTCAGCCTGCGACCCATTCCGAACCCGTACGGGTCGTGGTTCCCGTCTCCCGGTGGCGCAGTCGCGCCCGTGCCGTCCTGGAAGACCGCGATGTCGGTGCTCGTCGGTCTCTATCCGCTGGTCGTGGTGCTGACGATCACGATCGACGAGGTGTGGCCCGCGGCGCCGCTGTGGTTGAGCCTGCTGATCGGCAACATCGCGTCGGTGGGCCTGCTCACGTGGGTCGTGATGCCGATCGTCACGCGCGCGCTGCACTTCTGGCTCGAACCCGGCGACCACACCGACCGGCGGATCGACACTCTCGGCCTCGTGGTGTCGGTGGCTTTCCTCACCCTCGCGGCCGCGGTGTTCTGGCTCCTGACGACGGTGGTGTGGACGCTGCCGTGA
- a CDS encoding SCO1664 family protein: MSIDPSDPAARELLADGELTLVGRIVHASNATLVCEASTNGRSVRCVYKPIRGERPLWDFPDGTLAGREVASYLISEELGWGVIPRTILRDGPFGPGMVQQWVETPDRHPESGGQLDLVDICPPEEVPPGFFEVLRALDVQGTEVALIHADDPRLQRMAVLDILLNNADRKGGHALEGVDGSVYGVDHGICLHEENKLRTVLWGWAGSPIGDDLMADVAGFAERLEGEVFPAVLARHITAREVDALRDRARALVAAPVMPHPVGSRPIPWPAF, translated from the coding sequence GTGTCGATCGACCCGTCGGATCCCGCGGCCCGCGAACTGCTCGCGGACGGTGAACTGACGCTGGTCGGTCGGATCGTCCACGCGAGTAACGCGACGCTGGTGTGTGAGGCGTCCACGAACGGCCGGTCGGTGCGCTGCGTGTACAAGCCGATCCGGGGTGAACGCCCGCTGTGGGACTTCCCGGACGGCACGCTCGCGGGCCGCGAGGTGGCGTCGTATCTGATCTCGGAGGAGCTGGGCTGGGGCGTGATCCCCCGCACGATCCTGCGCGACGGTCCGTTCGGCCCCGGCATGGTGCAGCAGTGGGTCGAGACCCCGGACCGTCACCCCGAGTCGGGCGGGCAGCTCGATCTGGTGGACATCTGCCCTCCCGAGGAGGTGCCGCCCGGCTTCTTCGAGGTGCTGCGTGCCCTCGACGTCCAGGGCACCGAGGTGGCGTTGATCCACGCCGACGATCCCCGGCTGCAGCGGATGGCGGTCCTCGACATCCTGCTCAACAACGCCGATCGCAAGGGCGGGCATGCACTCGAGGGGGTCGACGGGTCGGTGTACGGCGTCGACCACGGCATCTGCCTGCACGAGGAGAACAAGCTCCGCACGGTCCTGTGGGGCTGGGCGGGCTCGCCGATCGGGGACGACCTGATGGCCGACGTGGCCGGGTTCGCGGAGCGGCTCGAGGGCGAGGTGTTCCCGGCCGTCCTCGCCCGGCACATCACGGCCCGTGAGGTCGACGCTCTCCGCGACCGTGCGCGGGCGCTGGTCGCGGCACCGGTGATGCCACATCCCGTCGGATCCCGGCCCATTCCCTGGCCCGCGTTCTAG
- a CDS encoding undecaprenyl-diphosphate phosphatase, with protein MGEAMTWLQAIVLGAVQGLTEFLPISSSGHLRIVSEIFFGTDAGASFTAVTQLGTEAAVLLYFARDIGRIVAAWFRGLFHAEHRGDLDYRMGWYVIIGTIPVGVLGFLFKDQIRTGARNLWLIATMLIVFALVIAAAEYYGRKTRPIEDLRARDGIIMGSAQALALIPGVSRSGGTISAGLFLGLTREAAARYSFLLAIPAVVASGLFSLPDAFEPEGEGLIASGPQLLVATLIAFAIGYASIAWLLRFVVNHSMYWFVGYRIVLGVVVLALLATGVVSAT; from the coding sequence ATCGGGGAGGCCATGACCTGGCTCCAGGCGATCGTTCTCGGCGCGGTGCAGGGGCTCACGGAGTTCCTGCCGATCTCGTCGTCGGGCCACCTGCGGATCGTCTCGGAGATCTTCTTCGGCACCGACGCCGGTGCGTCGTTCACCGCGGTCACACAGCTCGGCACCGAGGCCGCGGTTCTGTTGTACTTCGCCCGGGACATCGGCCGCATCGTGGCGGCCTGGTTCCGCGGACTGTTCCATGCAGAGCACCGCGGCGACCTCGACTACCGCATGGGCTGGTACGTCATCATCGGCACCATTCCCGTCGGTGTGCTCGGCTTCCTGTTCAAGGACCAGATCCGCACCGGCGCAAGGAACCTGTGGCTGATCGCGACGATGCTGATCGTCTTCGCGCTCGTGATCGCGGCCGCCGAGTACTACGGGCGCAAGACCCGGCCGATCGAGGACCTGCGCGCCCGGGACGGCATCATCATGGGTTCCGCACAGGCACTCGCGTTGATCCCCGGCGTCTCGCGCTCCGGCGGCACCATCAGCGCCGGCCTGTTCCTCGGCCTCACCCGTGAGGCCGCGGCTCGCTACTCGTTCCTGCTCGCGATCCCCGCGGTGGTCGCCTCCGGATTGTTCAGTCTCCCCGACGCATTCGAGCCGGAGGGGGAGGGGCTGATCGCGTCCGGGCCGCAGCTGCTGGTGGCGACGTTGATCGCGTTCGCCATCGGGTACGCCTCGATCGCCTGGCTGCTCCGCTTCGTCGTGAACCACTCGATGTACTGGTTCGTCGGCTACCGCATCGTGCTCGGTGTCGTCGTGCTGGCACTGCTCGCGACCGGCGTGGTCTCGGCGACGTGA
- a CDS encoding TetR/AcrR family transcriptional regulator, translating into MNRTNPRRYDSPLRQEMAGRTRDAVLAAATRLFVQRGWSGTSMRDVAAEAGCAIETVYSSVGNKRALLKVALDIAVVGDDDPVPLLDRAEFRAIGQGGLAERAAATGRFTAWIFRRTAHLDRVLAHGASNDAELAELLAKNHADHRDSVEALATALARRPVTATEIDGLTAVLSNEVYLRLTEGSGWSDQHYETWVAETVVRLLDLSEE; encoded by the coding sequence GTGAACAGGACAAATCCCCGGCGCTACGACTCCCCGTTACGCCAGGAGATGGCCGGGCGAACCCGCGATGCCGTGCTCGCGGCGGCAACACGACTGTTCGTCCAGCGTGGGTGGTCCGGTACGTCGATGCGCGACGTGGCGGCCGAGGCGGGGTGCGCGATCGAGACTGTGTACAGCAGCGTCGGCAACAAACGCGCACTGCTGAAGGTCGCGCTCGACATCGCCGTAGTCGGTGACGACGATCCGGTGCCGCTACTCGACCGCGCCGAGTTCCGCGCCATCGGCCAGGGCGGTCTCGCCGAGCGTGCCGCGGCGACCGGCCGATTCACGGCCTGGATCTTCCGACGGACCGCGCATCTCGACCGCGTTCTGGCTCATGGCGCGTCCAACGACGCCGAACTCGCCGAACTCCTCGCGAAGAACCACGCCGACCACCGTGACTCGGTGGAGGCCCTGGCCACCGCGTTGGCTCGTAGACCAGTGACAGCGACCGAGATCGACGGGCTGACCGCGGTGCTGAGCAACGAGGTCTACCTCCGGCTCACGGAGGGGTCCGGATGGTCCGACCAGCACTACGAAACCTGGGTGGCCGAGACCGTCGTCCGGCTGCTCGACCTTTCTGAGGAGTAG
- a CDS encoding Nramp family divalent metal transporter: protein MSTETDASAARRRKGGGLRSAALLGPAFVAAIAYVDPGNVAANLTAGAKYGYLLIWVLVLANAMAVLIQYLSAKLGLVTGRSLPEMLGQRLRKGNRRAFWLQAEVMAAATDLAEVIGGAIALHLLFGLPLFVGGLVTGVVSMVILSIQSRRGQRTFEFVVMGLLAIITIGFLTGLAFTDVSGKEAVAGLVPRFEGAETVLLAASMLGATVMPHAIYLHSALARDRHGAAGHGPRLRRLLRVTRWDVSGALIIAGGVNIGMLLLAASALRGVPGTDSIEGAHAAIQAALGPGVAVVFAIGLLASGLASTSVGCAAGSEIMHGLLHVRIPVLTRRVVTLIPALIVLGIGVDPTYALVISQVVLSLCIPFALVPLVRMTSDPELMGPERNASATTALAWVSAGLIIALNVALLWLTVTGSG, encoded by the coding sequence GTGAGCACCGAGACCGACGCATCCGCCGCACGGCGACGCAAGGGCGGCGGTCTCCGCTCCGCCGCCCTGCTCGGGCCGGCGTTCGTCGCCGCCATCGCCTACGTCGACCCCGGCAACGTCGCGGCGAACCTCACCGCGGGCGCGAAGTACGGCTACCTGCTGATCTGGGTGCTGGTCCTCGCGAACGCCATGGCCGTGCTGATCCAGTACCTGTCGGCGAAGCTGGGCCTGGTGACCGGACGGTCGCTGCCCGAGATGCTGGGCCAGCGCCTCCGCAAGGGCAACCGCCGGGCCTTCTGGCTGCAGGCCGAGGTGATGGCGGCGGCCACCGACCTCGCCGAGGTCATCGGCGGCGCCATCGCCCTTCATCTCCTGTTCGGCCTGCCCCTGTTCGTCGGCGGTCTCGTCACCGGCGTGGTCTCGATGGTCATCCTGTCGATCCAGTCCCGCCGTGGACAACGCACGTTCGAATTCGTGGTCATGGGCCTGCTCGCGATCATCACGATAGGGTTCCTCACGGGCCTCGCGTTCACCGATGTGTCGGGCAAGGAGGCCGTCGCCGGACTCGTCCCCCGATTCGAGGGCGCCGAGACCGTCCTCCTCGCGGCGAGCATGCTCGGTGCGACGGTCATGCCGCACGCCATTTACCTGCACTCCGCGCTGGCCCGAGATCGCCACGGCGCCGCCGGACACGGGCCCCGTCTGCGTCGACTGCTGCGTGTGACCCGCTGGGATGTCTCCGGCGCCCTCATCATCGCGGGCGGCGTCAACATCGGCATGCTGCTGCTCGCCGCGTCCGCCCTGCGCGGCGTCCCCGGCACCGACAGCATCGAGGGTGCTCACGCCGCGATCCAGGCGGCGCTGGGCCCCGGTGTCGCGGTGGTGTTCGCGATCGGACTGCTCGCCTCCGGTCTGGCCTCGACCTCGGTGGGGTGCGCTGCCGGATCCGAGATCATGCACGGACTGCTGCACGTGCGGATCCCCGTCCTCACCCGCCGGGTCGTGACGCTCATCCCCGCACTGATCGTGCTCGGGATCGGGGTCGATCCCACGTATGCACTCGTCATCAGTCAAGTCGTGCTGAGCCTGTGCATCCCGTTCGCGCTGGTGCCCCTGGTGCGGATGACGTCGGATCCCGAACTCATGGGGCCCGAGCGCAACGCGTCGGCGACGACCGCGCTCGCCTGGGTGTCCGCGGGTCTGATCATCGCCCTCAACGTGGCCCTGCTGTGGCTCACCGTCACCGGATCCGGCTAG
- a CDS encoding DUF3090 domain-containing protein codes for MPRAIHVFRTPDRFVAGTVGEPGDRSFYLQAVHDARVVSVLLEKQQVQVLADRMGLLLEEVHRRFGTAVPPEAGELGDLSPLLTPLDVEFRVGTMGLGWDAEAESVVVELLAVSETEFDESVVLDDAEEGPDAVRVFLTPIQAREFALRSERVVAAGRAPCPLCGEPLTADGHVCIRTNGYRRIAGFDSSVEFGEEL; via the coding sequence ATGCCACGCGCGATACATGTTTTTCGCACCCCTGATCGATTTGTTGCGGGGACGGTCGGCGAACCCGGCGACCGGTCGTTCTATCTCCAGGCCGTGCACGACGCGCGGGTGGTGAGCGTGCTGCTCGAGAAGCAGCAGGTCCAGGTGCTCGCCGATCGGATGGGTCTCCTGCTCGAGGAGGTCCACCGGCGGTTCGGTACCGCGGTGCCGCCCGAGGCGGGCGAGCTCGGTGACCTCAGCCCGCTCCTGACACCGCTGGACGTCGAGTTCCGGGTCGGCACGATGGGCCTCGGCTGGGATGCCGAGGCGGAGTCCGTCGTCGTCGAACTGCTCGCGGTCAGCGAGACGGAGTTCGACGAATCGGTCGTCCTCGATGATGCGGAGGAGGGCCCCGACGCCGTGCGGGTGTTCCTCACCCCGATCCAGGCGCGCGAGTTCGCGTTGCGCTCCGAGCGCGTGGTCGCCGCGGGTCGTGCCCCGTGCCCGCTGTGTGGCGAGCCACTCACCGCGGACGGCCACGTCTGCATTCGCACCAACGGATACCGGCGGATTGCGGGATTCGATTCGTCCGTCGAGTTCGGAGAAGAGCTCTGA
- a CDS encoding nucleoside deaminase, whose amino-acid sequence MTPDELMNEACRLAIESVTNNWGGPFGAVISQDGEIVARGQNRVLLTGDVTAHGEIEAIRKAVLVLNAEAPSIAAEHLDQSTLKLVPRPEGSPDRVPERARMLMGMEIYTSGAPCPMCMSAIYWSRLDAMYFASDLAATTAIGFDDAFQYDDFTRPYGERSIKMEQVRQDLGAAAYAVWSEKSDKHPY is encoded by the coding sequence ATGACACCAGACGAACTCATGAACGAGGCATGCCGGCTCGCGATCGAGTCGGTGACGAACAACTGGGGTGGCCCCTTCGGCGCGGTGATCTCCCAGGACGGTGAGATCGTGGCGCGCGGTCAGAACCGGGTGCTGTTGACCGGTGACGTCACCGCGCACGGGGAGATCGAGGCGATCCGCAAGGCGGTCCTGGTGCTCAATGCCGAGGCTCCGAGCATCGCGGCCGAGCATCTCGACCAGTCGACGCTGAAACTGGTTCCGCGCCCCGAGGGCTCACCGGATCGTGTTCCCGAGCGCGCCCGGATGCTGATGGGGATGGAGATCTACACCAGCGGTGCTCCGTGCCCGATGTGCATGAGCGCGATCTACTGGTCCCGCCTGGACGCGATGTACTTCGCGAGCGACCTGGCCGCGACCACCGCCATCGGGTTCGACGATGCGTTCCAGTACGACGATTTCACCCGTCCGTACGGGGAGCGATCCATCAAGATGGAACAGGTGCGTCAGGATCTGGGGGCGGCCGCGTACGCGGTGTGGTCCGAGAAGTCCGACAAGCACCCCTACTGA
- a CDS encoding ATP-binding protein encodes MPVWRLRDFQNDDLDQAIQVWDQSRSPGSPEPVFTLAEVMAAARAGQPAVVAAVGDELVGMAVAQVHGERAWILLVALGSRWRNRGIGSALLANLERRLRSAGAHRISAVLPEAATGSAAFEHSGYLRRDGLVYYELLEPLGPDKTLLSELGGRVMPNGLWQTMSGMEDVKAVIERRIVSPLENPDLADQYGVQPPKAVILFGPPGTGKTSFAKAIASRLDWPFVELFPSRLAATSEGGLAASLREVFADLAELDEVVVFIDEVEEIASARTGLATSPAHGVTNELLKLIPAFREAERRLMVCATNSVHSLDSAFLRPGRFDYVIPVGPPDAPARRAVWQRYLGASAVHVDLDRLVEASELFTPADIEFASRKGSQAAFEREVSERSGRPATTEDYLAAIADTRPTLTTEILTEFEEDRERFTRL; translated from the coding sequence ATGCCGGTCTGGCGATTGCGAGACTTCCAGAACGACGACCTGGATCAGGCGATTCAGGTATGGGACCAGAGCCGGTCCCCCGGGTCCCCCGAGCCCGTCTTCACCCTCGCCGAGGTGATGGCGGCCGCACGTGCCGGTCAACCGGCCGTGGTGGCCGCCGTCGGCGACGAACTCGTCGGCATGGCTGTCGCGCAGGTCCACGGCGAACGCGCGTGGATCCTGCTGGTCGCGCTCGGATCCCGCTGGCGCAACCGCGGCATCGGCAGCGCGCTGCTCGCCAACCTGGAACGTCGGCTGCGCAGCGCCGGCGCCCATCGGATCTCGGCGGTCCTTCCGGAGGCCGCGACCGGGTCCGCCGCGTTCGAACACTCCGGGTACCTCCGCCGCGACGGACTGGTCTACTACGAACTGCTCGAGCCCCTCGGCCCGGACAAGACTCTGCTGAGCGAACTGGGTGGCCGGGTGATGCCGAACGGGTTGTGGCAGACGATGTCCGGAATGGAGGACGTCAAGGCGGTCATCGAGCGGCGGATCGTCTCGCCGCTCGAAAACCCGGACCTTGCAGACCAGTACGGCGTCCAGCCGCCGAAGGCGGTCATCCTCTTCGGCCCGCCCGGTACCGGAAAGACCAGCTTCGCCAAGGCCATCGCGTCCCGGCTGGACTGGCCGTTCGTGGAACTGTTCCCCTCCCGCCTGGCCGCGACGTCCGAGGGCGGCCTGGCGGCGTCGCTACGCGAGGTGTTCGCCGACCTCGCCGAACTCGACGAGGTCGTGGTGTTCATCGACGAGGTCGAGGAGATCGCCAGTGCCCGAACCGGACTCGCCACCAGCCCGGCACACGGCGTCACCAACGAACTCCTCAAGCTGATCCCGGCATTCCGGGAAGCGGAGCGTCGGTTGATGGTGTGCGCGACCAACTCGGTCCATTCACTGGACTCCGCGTTCCTGCGTCCCGGCCGATTCGACTACGTCATCCCCGTCGGACCGCCCGACGCGCCCGCACGCCGCGCCGTGTGGCAGCGCTACCTGGGCGCGTCAGCTGTCCACGTGGACCTCGACCGACTGGTCGAGGCCAGCGAACTGTTCACCCCCGCCGACATCGAGTTCGCCTCCCGGAAGGGCTCGCAGGCCGCGTTCGAACGCGAGGTGTCCGAACGCTCGGGCCGGCCGGCCACCACCGAGGACTACCTCGCGGCGATCGCCGACACCCGGCCGACACTGACCACCGAGATCCTCACCGAGTTCGAGGAGGACCGGGAACGATTCACGCGGCTGTGA
- a CDS encoding histidine phosphatase family protein has product MTVILLRHGRSTANTSRTLAGRSLGVALDDVGVEQAKGLIDRLSGVAIAEIVQSPLLRCEQTVAPLAIDRGLTPRTDERLAEVDYGQWTGRSLKDLVEEPLWRVVQQHASAAVFPGGEGLAQVQARAVAAVREHDRRLAEENGRDVVWIACSHGDVIKSVLADAVGSHLDGFQRIVTEPASISIVRYTATRPFVLRMNDTGSDLAGLNGAGGGKHDAQESVPGGEVGNDRPPGQ; this is encoded by the coding sequence ATGACGGTGATCCTGCTCCGACACGGACGTTCGACGGCGAACACCTCGCGCACCCTCGCCGGTCGTTCGCTGGGCGTCGCACTCGACGACGTCGGGGTCGAGCAGGCCAAGGGGCTCATCGACCGGCTGTCGGGTGTCGCGATCGCGGAGATCGTGCAGTCGCCGCTGCTGCGGTGCGAGCAGACCGTCGCCCCGCTCGCGATCGACCGGGGGCTGACGCCGCGGACCGACGAGCGACTGGCCGAGGTGGATTACGGACAGTGGACCGGCCGGAGCCTGAAGGACCTTGTCGAGGAACCCCTGTGGCGGGTGGTCCAGCAGCACGCGTCGGCCGCCGTCTTTCCCGGCGGTGAGGGGTTGGCGCAGGTCCAGGCCCGTGCGGTGGCCGCGGTGCGAGAACACGACCGGCGCCTGGCCGAGGAGAACGGCAGGGACGTCGTGTGGATCGCCTGCAGCCACGGCGACGTGATCAAGTCGGTGCTCGCCGACGCGGTGGGCAGCCACCTCGACGGATTCCAGCGCATCGTCACCGAGCCGGCATCGATCAGCATCGTGCGGTACACGGCGACCCGACCGTTCGTCCTGCGGATGAACGACACCGGGAGCGACCTCGCCGGCCTGAACGGCGCCGGCGGCGGGAAACACGACGCGCAGGAGTCGGTGCCCGGCGGTGAGGTCGGCAATGATCGGCCGCCGGGACAGTAG
- a CDS encoding hemerythrin domain-containing protein: MNAGTDLEGPADTRVMGIVHSALRRDLARARDTLTSWPAPFDAQRIAIADHLLWMMKFLHHHHESEDNHLYPLVRLRNQKAYPLLDEMNADHRSIVPAMQRVEEVAGAYRDSAEAKDATVAAIDRLSELLLPHLEREERQMMPIVSATITEAEWREWDEEFNIKPLGPIELFDEGLFIVDDAEPDDRRAIVQLVPAIPRWLMLHVMIKRYRRAAFRRWRSAEFSPLKSPLGGRHEVTTSASPEAVWNVLADVTRVREWSHECHAARWLDGVSAASVGARFRGSSKAGFVRWSRTCTLTELDAPRQMVWVTDGGIYGDNTEWRFVLEPTDSGTRIVQSYRIINLPTWFDRTISLTVPAHHDRSDALQGDLVRLARLADREDASRIGPN; this comes from the coding sequence ATGAACGCCGGAACAGACCTCGAAGGACCGGCTGACACCCGTGTCATGGGAATCGTGCACTCCGCTCTCCGGCGTGATCTGGCCCGAGCGCGGGACACGCTCACGAGCTGGCCCGCGCCCTTCGATGCGCAACGTATCGCGATCGCGGACCACCTGCTGTGGATGATGAAATTCCTCCATCACCACCACGAATCGGAGGACAACCACCTGTACCCGCTCGTCCGGCTGCGCAACCAGAAGGCGTACCCCCTGCTCGACGAGATGAACGCCGACCACCGGTCCATCGTCCCGGCGATGCAGCGCGTGGAGGAAGTGGCCGGCGCATACCGTGATTCGGCGGAGGCAAAGGATGCCACCGTTGCAGCGATCGACCGGCTGAGCGAGCTGTTGCTGCCGCACCTCGAGCGTGAGGAGCGTCAGATGATGCCGATCGTGTCGGCGACGATCACCGAGGCCGAGTGGCGGGAGTGGGACGAGGAATTCAACATCAAGCCGCTCGGTCCGATCGAGTTGTTCGACGAGGGGTTGTTCATCGTGGACGACGCCGAGCCGGACGACCGGCGGGCCATCGTGCAACTCGTGCCGGCGATCCCGCGCTGGCTGATGCTCCACGTGATGATCAAGCGCTACCGGCGGGCGGCGTTCCGACGGTGGCGATCGGCGGAGTTCTCCCCACTGAAGTCACCACTCGGCGGCCGCCACGAGGTGACGACCTCGGCGTCCCCGGAGGCGGTCTGGAACGTGCTCGCCGACGTGACCCGAGTCCGCGAGTGGAGTCACGAGTGCCACGCCGCACGGTGGCTCGACGGGGTTTCGGCCGCATCGGTCGGCGCGCGGTTCCGGGGCAGCAGCAAGGCCGGATTCGTGCGATGGAGCCGAACGTGCACCCTCACCGAACTCGACGCTCCCCGCCAGATGGTGTGGGTGACAGACGGCGGAATCTACGGCGACAACACCGAATGGCGGTTCGTGCTCGAGCCGACGGATTCGGGAACCCGGATCGTGCAGTCCTATCGAATCATCAACCTGCCGACCTGGTTCGACCGGACGATTTCGCTGACGGTGCCTGCCCACCACGATCGCAGTGACGCACTACAAGGTGACCTGGTTCGGCTGGCACGACTGGCCGATCGGGAGGACGCGTCGCGAATCGGCCCGAACTGA
- the mshC gene encoding cysteine--1-D-myo-inosityl 2-amino-2-deoxy-alpha-D-glucopyranoside ligase, which yields MQSWSDTAVPSVPGQGPALRLYDTADRQVRPVTPGQVAKMYVCGITPYDATHLGHAATYLTFDLVNRIWRDAGHDVHYVQNVTDVDDPLFERAARDGEDWIVLGMRETALFREDMEALRVLPPRDYIGAVESINEVVELVEKFVASGAAYIVDDPEYPDVYFRADATAQFGYESGYDRATMEHFFAERGGDPDRPGKQDPLDALVWRAQRPGEPSWPSPFGPGRPGWHIECAAIALNRIGSGFDVQGGGSDLIFPHHEFSAAHAESATGTERFARHYVHTGMIGLDGEKMSKSRGNLVFVSKLRGEGVDPAAIRLGLLSGHYRTDRAWTDQVLAEAQARLDLWRKAAVVESAPSAEDTIARVRQHLADDLDTPKALDAIDGWARRALDHGGPDESAPAALAAAVDALLGVDLR from the coding sequence ATGCAGTCTTGGTCCGATACCGCTGTCCCGTCCGTGCCCGGTCAGGGCCCGGCCCTCCGGCTCTACGACACCGCGGACCGGCAAGTCCGGCCGGTCACTCCCGGTCAGGTGGCGAAGATGTACGTGTGCGGCATCACGCCGTACGATGCGACCCACCTCGGGCACGCCGCGACCTATCTGACGTTCGACCTGGTGAACCGGATCTGGCGGGACGCCGGTCACGATGTGCACTACGTCCAGAACGTCACCGACGTCGACGACCCGCTGTTCGAGCGGGCCGCACGCGACGGCGAGGACTGGATCGTGCTCGGCATGCGGGAGACTGCGCTGTTCCGTGAGGACATGGAGGCGCTGCGGGTGCTGCCCCCGCGCGACTACATCGGCGCGGTGGAATCGATCAACGAGGTCGTGGAGCTGGTCGAGAAGTTCGTCGCATCCGGTGCGGCGTACATCGTCGACGACCCCGAGTACCCCGACGTGTACTTCCGGGCGGACGCCACCGCGCAGTTCGGGTACGAGTCCGGCTACGACCGCGCCACCATGGAACACTTCTTCGCCGAGCGTGGCGGCGACCCCGACCGCCCGGGCAAGCAGGATCCGCTGGATGCCCTGGTGTGGCGCGCGCAGCGCCCCGGCGAGCCGTCGTGGCCGTCGCCGTTCGGTCCAGGCCGTCCCGGCTGGCACATCGAGTGCGCCGCAATTGCGCTGAACCGCATCGGGTCCGGTTTCGACGTCCAGGGCGGCGGCAGCGACCTGATCTTCCCGCACCACGAGTTCTCGGCGGCCCACGCGGAATCCGCCACGGGCACGGAGCGTTTCGCGCGCCACTACGTGCACACGGGCATGATCGGGCTCGACGGCGAGAAGATGTCGAAGAGCCGCGGCAACCTGGTGTTCGTCTCGAAGCTGCGCGGTGAGGGTGTCGATCCGGCCGCGATCCGGCTCGGTCTGCTGTCGGGCCACTACCGGACCGACCGGGCGTGGACCGACCAGGTGCTCGCCGAGGCGCAGGCCCGGCTGGATTTGTGGCGCAAGGCCGCTGTGGTCGAGTCCGCACCCTCGGCGGAGGACACGATCGCCCGGGTGCGGCAGCATCTCGCGGACGACCTGGATACGCCCAAGGCGCTCGATGCGATCGACGGCTGGGCCCGCCGGGCACTCGATCACGGTGGACCGGACGAGTCCGCGCCGGCCGCACTCGCGGCGGCGGTCGACGCGCTGCTGGGCGTCGACCTGCGCTGA